From the genome of Triticum aestivum cultivar Chinese Spring chromosome 3B, IWGSC CS RefSeq v2.1, whole genome shotgun sequence, one region includes:
- the LOC123065472 gene encoding neural Wiskott-Aldrich syndrome protein, whose protein sequence is MRRPAMGRAMAPLLVLAVLAVAAARAGALDGDVKCAECGTGTVPVLPPPPPYYYYSPPPPASYPGVSNCPPPPGGYIQIGGSAPGKGRMYPQDPGFMPSSAPPRHGSSAVHFTVCSFAALAILRAFW, encoded by the coding sequence ATGCGGCGGCCGGCCATGGGAAGAGCAATGGCGCCGCTCCTCGTGCTGGCGGTCCTCGCCGTCGCGGCGGCCAGGGCCGGGGCTCTTGACGGAGATGTCAAGTGCGCTGAGTGCGGCACGGGCACggtgcccgtgctgccgccgccgccgccgtactaCTACTACAGCCCTCCACCTCCGGCGTCCTACCCCGGTGTCTCCAACTGCCCGCCGCCGCCAGGGGGGTACATCCAGATCGGGGGCTCGGCGCCGGGCAAAGGGCGCATGTACCCGCAGGACCCCGGGTTCATGCCATCCAGCGCGCCGCCCAGGCATGGGAGCAGCGCCGTCCATTTCACCGTATGTTCGTTTGCGGCGTTGGCGATTCTACGGGCCTTTTGGTGA
- the LOC123070220 gene encoding zinc finger protein ZPR1 gives MANSGDEARVVTDLRSAAESAGGDEALHEIESLCMRCGENGTTRLLLTTIPNFREVVLMAFECPHCNERNNEVQFAGQLQPKGCCYRLEIPQGQNEILNRQVVKSDSATIKIPELDFEIPPEAQRGTLSTVEGIIMRAVEELQALQDERKKADPQKAEAIDQFLIKLRSLGSGEAAFTFVLDDPAGNSFIENPHAPSSDPSLSVSFYERTSEQQAALGFLVDPPTGESGDPSQNASTVEANSVELPKVPHGSVGAVAGRRAIAQGNPDEIAAALCRYTAPEEVDTLPSTCGACGAACVTRFFATKIPYFREVIVMAASCDLCGYRNSELKPGGEIPAKGKKIMLHVQNVKDLSRDVIKSDSAAVKVPELELELSMGTLGGIVTTVEGLIVKICEALERVHGFQLGDSTNEWKKKKWDDFQQRLSKLLSLQEPWTLIIDDALAASFVAPATDLIEDDSQLLIEDYERSWEQNEELGLNDMDTSSADIAYNMTSAE, from the exons ATGGCAAACTCCGGCGACGAGGCGCGCGTTGTGACGGACCTCCGCTCCGCTGCGGAGTCGGCGGGCGGCGATGAGGCGCTTCACGAAATCGAGTCTCTCTGCATGCGCTGCGGCGAGAAT GGCACCACGAGGTTGCTGCTGACTACGATCCCCAACTTCCGGGAG GTTGTTCTGATGGCTTTCGAGTGCCCGCATTGTAATGAAAG GAACAACGAGGTCCAGTTTGCTGGACAGCTCCAGCCCAAGGGATGTTGCTACCGCTTGGAGATCCCTCAAGGGCAGAACGAG ATACTGAACCGTCAGGTCGTCAAATCTGATTCAGCAACTATCAAG ATTCCAGAACTGGACTTTGAAATTCCTCCGGAAGCTCAACGTGGAACACTTTCAACA GTGGAAGGTATTATTATGCGAGCTGTGGAGGAGTTGCAGGCACTTCAAGATGAAAGAAAG AAAGCGGATCCTCAAAAAGCTGAAGCTATTGATCAGTTTTTAATAAAATTGAGATCTCTTGGATCAGGAGAAGCTGCGTTTACCTTTGTTCTTGATGATCCTGCTGGAAACAGCTTCATCGAGAACCC GCATGCTCCTTCATCAGATCCTTCGTTATCTGTCAGTTTCTATGAAAGGACATCTGAACAACAAGCAGCACTTGGTTTTCTTGTTGATCCACCAACCGGAGAATCTGGAGATCCTTCGCAGAATGCTTCAACAGTTGAGGCAAATTCTGTCGAGTTACCAAAGGTGCCCCATGGATCAGTTGGAGCTGTCGCAGGTCGTCGTGCTATTGCTCAGGGAAACCCTGATGAAATTGCTGCAGCGCTGTGTAGGTATACAGCTCCAGAAGAG GTTGATACTTTGCCATCAACATGTGGAGCCTGTGGAGCTGCATGTGTGACTCGTTTCTTTGCTACAA AAATCCCGTATTTCCGTGAGGTAATTGTTATGGCAGCTTCATGTGACCTGTGTGGTTATCGCAACTCAGAG TTGAAGCCTGGCGGTGAAATTCCGGCTAAAGGAAAGAAAATTATGTTACATGTGCAAAATGTAAAAGATCTTTCTCGCGATGTCATAAAG TCAGATTCTGCCGCTGTGAAAGTACCTGAACTTGAGTTGGAGCTGTCAATGGGTACATTGGGTGGTATTGTCACGACAGTTGAAGGTTTAATTGTGAAAATATGTGAGG CTCTGGAGCGGGTTCATGGATTCCAATTGGGTGATAGCACAAATGAATGGAAGAAAAAGAAATGGGATGATTTCCAGCAAAGATTATCAAAG CTCCTGAGTTTACAAGAGCCCTGGACCTTAATTATCGATGATGCGTTAGCGGCTTCGTTTGTCGCCCCAGCCACAGATTTGATAGAAGATGACAGCCAGCTACTCA TTGAGGACTATGAGAGGAGTTGGGAGCAGAATGAGGAGCTTGGCTTGAATGACATGGACACCTCCTCTGCAGACATTGCTTACAATATGACCAGCGCAGAATAA